The genomic DNA TGACTGAGGAGTTTTCCTGAAAGAAAAGAAGCTGCATGGGGCGAAGCACAGGCAAAGTCCTAGAGAAAACTGGTTcattctgctttccaccagacattgggagatgaattcacctttattcagggcaataacctaaaattcaaggccaaatatacattaGAGTTTTTACCAAgatgacagtgaatgttcctgagtggcagggttacaattttgacttaaatcttcTTTGAAAATCTTTTGACCAAGCCTGAAAAATGTTggaaataataatgggcaaatgttgcacaatccaggtgtggaaagctcaaGCCAGGTGCACACATACTACATGATTTTCCACCCGATTAATCTGTCCCAGACAAGTCTTTGAGATCGGAGAAAAAATCCCCATGTCGTTGTCAACTTGGGGCGCTCAGCCATCACTGAGGCTCATTTAATGTGAGAGGCTCAGAGATGCAGTATGAGGGCTATCGATTTTGTCTTTGAACAGTCCCAGAAGTCTCAATATTTTATCAGCACAAAATCTGCAATGCTCTTGTCTCTGCAATGCTCTTGTCTCTGCAATGCTCTTGTCTCTGCAATGCTCTTGTGTGAGATGTGCAACGGCAGGTTATAGAACGGTGATGAGCAATAACCAATGAGAGCGCGCCAGAGATGAAGCCAGTGAGATGATGACTTTGATTCGCATCACCCATAATGTCTAGACTCCCGAGAAGGAGCGATGACTATAACTAGTCTGCGTTTGTACTTGCCTTTAATCATAGCTAAAGCATCAAATTGTTACAGCAGTGGAGATAGCTAACGATGTTATTCAATTCAAAATTTGGACTAGATATTTCAACTCTTTATGGCAAGCGTGAATGTCTGACAGAAAACATTTTAGGCCGATTTGAGCCACAGCTCGTTGTAGCTACAGCACGTTAAATCTAATCACATCATTGTTTTTGCCAGACAGCGTTGTATCGACACTCGTCAAGACCAAGTGTAGAATCTTGTAGTGTGTGACCCGCCGTCTGTGCCACATTGTTTAGTGTGCGCACTACTACGTTGGCAAGACAAAACAAACTACAGGAAAGATGGTAATTTATAATGTGAGAGGTTTAGCGATGTTAGGATTTTGAAAGTCATGTAGTGTACTCTCCGgctttagagacttacccagaaatactcacctctgcaatcgctgccaaagttccacaaagtattgactcaggagtgtgaatacAATTCTAATTAAGAGATATTTGTGTTtaatttttttacaaatgttcaaCATGTTCTATTATTTTGATGGTTGGGACTGGGAGGGCGCCAGAGGCAATTACTTGATGACCACACATCTCTTTAGCtaatttacacgctgaagctatgttccgcttggtgacctctgactgtttcatcctaacattgttggtgccaatgtggataacaatatccctatacgcTCTACActccagcaccatcttcagattggCCTTAACAtcagtagccctgccccctggtgtGAACAGTGTGTGATCGTGGATGATTCTTTTAAAGTCTAATATTGCGGGGAATGGAGtggccaatgactagggttttacatttgtcagagctaatggtgggaggttTCGGCGGCTCAGACcccatgtggtccttctgtagctcagttggtagagcatggcgcttgtaacgccagggtagtgggttcgattcccgggaccacccatacgtagaatgtatgcacacatgactgtaagtcgctttggataaaagcgtctgctaaatggcatatattattattattataacgggtggaggagagacctgagaaggctcGACCTCTGCTTCTAACTTGtggcttaatggggagaaccggttgaaagtttttTGCCAAACGATTGCATCTGAAGCTGGGCATGCAACACGGCTATCCTCGCCATAAGGCGATAGTTCTGTATATTACGAGAACAGCAACTGCAATTGGATTGCAgagtgttaatgttactacttagctttttTGGCTGGCTgaaggtcctgtagaaccatgtccagataaagttGTATGAAAAAATTTGAGCGAGGGAAAACTAAGACATTGGTAAATGTGTTTAGATGCAGATTTTGATTGAAACCGAAAGTTTGGCAGGTAGCCAAGTAGCCACaaacagcacagcagcacagagaCAAGTCCTAGAATGACCCAGCATTTCAATGCCTTATGAGTTCAGGACTCTATTCAACTTGTATCGCTGAAGCGTTAGAGATTGTGCGATTGAAATGTAAAGGTGATTTCTGATTGAGCGGACACATGCGcagtttaccgtgaatgcagtgcCATCTGATGCCAACGCTGTAACGTTGAATTTATGCGATACGAATTGAATAGAGCCGTCATATCAACTGTCGTTCCCCATCAGAATCCAAAATATAAGCTTTatttcaaaacatggttaaaactttaattttgatatcatggatggtcagtccttaaaTCCATAGataagtcaaagtccagacctgaatccaatcgagaatctgtggaaagaactgaaaactgctgttcacaaatgctctccatccaacctcactgagctcgagctattttgcaaggaggaatgggaaaaaatgtcagtctctcgatgtgcaaaactgatagagacataccccaagcgacttacagctgtaatcgcagcaaaaggtggcgctacaaagtatgaacttaagggggctgaataattttgcacgcccaatttttcagttttggatttgttaaaaaagtttgaaatatccaataaatgtcgttccacttcatgattgtgtcccacttgttgttgattcttcacaaaaaaatacagttttatatctttctgtttgaagcctgaaatgtggcaaaaggtcgcaaagttcaagggggccgaatactttcgcaaggcactgtattttgaAAACTGGAATGTGAGACGTAATCTACACACATACAAAGCTTTTTCTGTGTCCTTTTGTGTGTTGTCTGTTTGGTGTAGCTTCTGTACAGTAGGAAGGTCTTTAGATCTGTGTCCTCCTGCCGTGAGTACTCTGCTTTTGTAGCAAGTCCTGCCGTGAGTACTCTGCTATTCTAGCAAGTCTgttaccaaggcaactactgCAGCTATCTAGTAACTATCTCTgtagctatctagtaaacttgTTAACGACTTCAGTGGATGTTTCCAACAGCAAATGTGTTACTGCATAGCCTTGGACATCCTGCAATAATTTGCTGTTGAGACTGttctgtatttttttatttaattatgGTGATGCATAtggtactctacagtataactgcagtaatTTTGCAGTTTAACTGCAGTTAGGGTGCAGTATAACTTAAGGTGACCAGATTTCTGAAATGAAAACCGGGGACATTTCCAGTTCGGCGGTCAATATATAATTAAAATATCCAATGTTATTATCTAAAGGGGGACAATTCCGGTTTCATGTATTGAGTCTAGCAGGCACATTCTGATAGGCAGAGAAAACAACTATACTACAGAAACACTATAGACAAGACAGAACTGTccgatctgaacagccattctgtGGTCCTGGTAGAATAAGAGCAGAAGAGAACATGAGCAAAATTGAAAAAACAGAGACAATAGTATATGTGAAATACTTAACAACATAATACAGAAATAAGATGCTGATGGGATTGGTAACTTCATAATATACTTATACCAACCTAATTTGTATTTTTCTCAGAAGAATGTATTTTCTTAAGGATTGCTCTGTCATTGGCCAGCTTCTCCATGAACTCCTGGCAGGGGAGGTTGAAGTTTGTCTTCACAATAAGCATGGCCTTGATGGTAGGAACAGTGAACCTATTTCTTGCTGCTGTCCATAGATCATTCATTTGGGAGAACACTCTGTCGACTGGTGCATTACTTCCAGGTAAGCACATGACAACAGATGCTAATCTAGCCAGGTTAGTGTGTGGGATGTGATTCTCTTTGAAGTGGGTAACCACCGTGCTCCATCTCTGACTGAGCGGTGTCTCAGATGTTTTCCATTCATCAAGCGATCCCCCCTTTAGGAACTCTTGCAGGCCATTAACCTCGACACACACTGCATCCTCATTGATAGTCACATTGGGGCATTTTATCCTGCAGTGTGCCTGCTGCCTTCTGGATCTCTTCTCGCAGAGGTTGCCTTTTTAAAAGGAGACAATATAAATCTTTTAGATTATCTGTGTGCTTTCCCCATGCTTGCAAACACAGGCATAGTTGCAAACACAGGCATAGTTGCAAACACAGGCATAGTGAAGAATGATTGGGATGTTTTGAGAAAGCTCTCTTTAGACATGGCTCTAGCTCTCTCAGAAGTCCTCTGACCAAAACTGGAATGAAGTTGTCATCACATCTTGCAGTCAATTTTGCCTCAATGTTTCTGTGCGGACCACAGCACAGTGGTCCTGGCCTCCAAGCATCTTGATCGTGTCACTGAATACGGTCAAGTTTCCATGGACAAAGGCCAGCCAAAGTTCAGTCAGTGGATCTTCGAACATTGTTCACAGGACAACAGGGCATTTGTCTTCAGAAATAAAAAAGGATTTCAATGGCACATACATTTTCAGCACTCTTTCTAGAGCAGGGAGCATGGACATCCAGCAAACATTGCTGTGTCCTAAAATGTTATGGTACTCCTGGTCAACAAACTCACAAAAGCCCTTCAGTCTTTCTACTCTGACGGTGAAAATATGAACATATCCAAATATCTTTGTGAGCAGGTACTCAACATCACATCCAAAGCTGTTCTGGCCGTGTTATGAATGATGTGGGCAGGACAACCTAAGCCAATCACCTCCCGCTGCAGAGCATTTTTAActttggtatggacattgaccctccccagcctattcagtcctccaaagTTGGTATTTGTTGTCGGCAGAGAAAGTTTTCCAGGTTACATTTTTGGATTTACCACCAGGACCTCAGCTGCAatttcctctgctgtttctccTTTCAATTCAACCAAATCAAGCAGTTTTGTTTCCACAGATGTGTTGCCACCATATCTCTTACAATATCTGACTACTATTGGCAGCAGCTTTACATGTCCAAGATTGAACCCATCAACGGACAGGGACACAAATTCAACCTGGTCTAGGTCCTGTGTTACCAAAGTAGTTGCCCATGTTGCTAACATGTTACTCACTATGGCATCACATTTTGTTCTAGCACATGTAAACTTTGGCTCATAAAGCTTCCGTGTCAGTTGTGCTGTGCAGTCCATAGATCTGTAACTATGATTGTGTCGCATAGTGTGGTATGCAAAGACACCCTCCTGCACAGCTAAACCATATTCTTCCTGGGACGGCTCTACCTTCTTGACAGAGGGCATACCAACACGGGCAATCAGAGAGGCTTTATGCTTTTTCGTCTGCTGATGTTCTACCACTGCCGTCCTTCTCCGGCTGCCAATTGAAAGAGAGGAATGACAAAGGGTGCGGTGAACCATTCTATCGTCTTGACCTGAGCCTCTAAATGGTAATTCTCTTATCATGTTTTTCATTAAAAGTGCATTtccgtgtaggtgactgaattttcggttagtttcggtagccaaatgcatagtaacaaaaaaAATAATCTGCCATTGGTCAGTGTTTTGTTTCATCCAAAGGTTTGCATTTTCAACATAATACAATAAACCAAATGCAACTTGTACACGACAAAGAAAGTGAATCTGTCTGCCTGTATTAGGCTTCTCATACTCTGAATCAGGTCTTTTACTCCTTCGATTACTATTGGTGATGTCTGTTGGCCTTCAactcctgggttgtgttcattaggcaccaaacagaagaaaaatgGACTGAAACGGGGAAGAAATGCTCATTCACATTTTCCGTTGCAAATTGCTACAGAAAACAAAAATAATGACTGATCAATTATTCTGAACTTTCCTCTGCAACATTTGCCTCACTTTCCGTATGAGACTGGTTTCTGATATCTGTGGTTTTCCTGTGAACAAGCTCCACATCTACTTCTCTATTCAAACAACCCTCTCTGACACAGTCACCATCTTCTGTGAAGTCAGACTAACAGTCTGTAGATGTCTGATAAATGGTGTTGTTCATCCCTGATATGGCTGGTCATCTGTTTCTGGTCATCCTCCTTTTCGGTGAGTTATTCCTCCATTCCAAGTTCCATCATCTGTTAGTGCTACAggatcctctctcctcttttaatATTGTACTTCAGGAACTCTTTATATATTTCAGAATCTCATGTCTGTAATAATTGTGTCttattccattgatcatcatatTGATGTATTTTTCTCTGTCATTATATTTTGTTCAGATCATAACATGCCCATGGATCCATTGTTGTATATGATACGTTACCAACTTCTGCAAAGTGTTCCTGTTTCTcatgtttatttattatttagaATTGCACATTTTCCTGATCAAGACCTATTTTGTTATTTCCAGACACCTTCCAATACATCGAAGCCCAAGGTCATCGTGAGTGTTTAAAACTAGAATTATTTACTTACATTTTTTTGTTGGTCTAACTATTTTTACTAAATAATTTTACAATCAATCACTCAAAGTTATCGTGTTAACCTGAACTACATAATTGTAAATACACTGTTATCATCTAATAGACAAAAAAAGTGACTGAATTGTTTTTCTTTTTCAAACGTATATCAAGTGGTACAATATCTTTGGGTACTTAAACATTGAAAATTAATTGATAATTAAATGAAAAGTGACATCATCCCTCTGACTTCACAGACCTTCCTCCTCCCAGTCTGACAGTGAGGCCCGCAGTCATCAAAGAGAGAGACTCAGTTCAGCTGAGTTGTGAGACGCCTCCATCTCTCCTTGTGTCTCACTGTTACTTCTACATAAAAGGGAGGAAGAATCTTCCAGACAAATCCTGTACTCAGACACTCACAGGAACAGAGCTGCTCAAGAGGGCAGATCAAACGTTTCCAGATGTGGTCAAGGTGGCGTGTTACTATGCTGTAGGGAGGTCTCACATATCTCCTTTAAGTGACCCTGTCTCAGTCACTGTTCAGGGTAAGTAGGTGGTTCATAAAATTATACacttataatacagtataatacacaataatataatagtataatatagtaaatCTATAGAATGAAACACCATAATACATAGTTAAACCATATTTATTATGCTGATCCCTGAAAATGAGATCGATATTGTTGTATTTCAGAAACTGAAACAGCTGTGCAATTTTGGCAGGGAGCAGTGGGTGTGGCTTCTGGAGTGGCCTTGTTCCTGATGGGATTGACAGCTGTCTGTCTCTGCAGGGGGACCAGTGAGTACTTCTGATTCTGCATAACAAATAACTTGCAAACATTTTCCTTTTTCATATTCATGTAATTGTCTTTGACATGGGTTAATCTTTCAACTCCTTTTCGTGATATTGTATAGGGtaggctacagtatatctatcaaCTCATTTTGGTCATATTGTTCAGGGTAGGATATATTGAATATAATTAATCTAGCCTAATCTGTTTTTCAGGGAAAACCAATTCTCGGAGGTAAGAATTCCCTTGTGAATATGATGTAGATTGTATCAACCTTTAGTTCTGtattgtccatgatgagattttCTTATCACAACCTTCTTATTCCTTTATGTTGTACAGACCTACatccagacaggatgatcacagaCAATGTATGTTCCAAACAAAATACATCAAACACTGCACATACTactaacacaactacacacatacatgtacaaaCACATATTCCAATTACATTTTCATTTCTTTTCTGTTGTAGGTGATTTGGTGATGGGAGCAGTGAGCAGTGCAGGCATGTTGGATTCAAGGGATGCTGGAATCTATTCTCCCATCACCACTGTACCGTCCACGTTCTTGTCCTCAGGTTAGTTTGTAACAGAATGTCTTCTGTCCCCGTCTTCCCCACCTGGGACATACATGTCGGACCTTCAGCACAATTATACTTTGTCACTCAATGTCACCCGCACTAACTTAAAACATAAAATAAGGTGTTCGTCAGAGCATCTCGAAAGCGTGAGAACAGAGCTGTACGTCTACAGGGTGGTTTGAGTCAGGAGGAGAAGTGACATTAAACACAGCAAAGTACCACGGacacggacacgcacacacacacacacacacaaaaacacacaaactcTAACTCAGGCTCCCTCTGTGTTGTACAGGCCCTGTTGAAGAAAATGGAAAGTCACCCGAAAACGACAATGTAAGTTAAGAATCACCCACTGTGTTTGGTGACTGTGATCGACTCTCAGTTTCAGACTGATGTTTCATCTATTTagaatacattacatttacagtaCTGTGCATTCAAAGGACTGAAGTTAAACTGTCTGTTTCCTTTCTCTAGTCTGATACGTACCACGTATACAGCTCAATCCCCGACAGACCAGTAACCTCAGCCCAGCCGGATGGGTTGTACAGTCTTCTGCAGACACACTGACACTACATCACTGGCTTTGTGTCGCTATGTCTCAAACATCTCACACAAATACTCTTTCTCACATGATGTCCTTTATTATCACTCTTCAAGTTACTGTAAATAAGTCTCTTAGCAGgtaatatatattttacatatggACACCTGGCTTATGTTACATGCCCGTCCATAATATATGTTACTGTGTTAGCATTTTTATTTTGGAGTATTGGAGGAGTTTGGAGCATAATTTTATTTTTTCCTCCTAGTAAATGCTGTATTTATGTATATTCTGTGTGATTCCTCCTTCCATAACGGTTGGATAATATTTCTTAAATAAAATGTGTTCGGAGTCAAAATCGATAAATACAAGACAATTTAAAATCACAATATCATCAGTTAATCTATTGCATtatgaggctatatagtgtttgtttacatttactttgtaccaacattggagtaaaacaagctgaTATTTTGGCGGTTTTGATTGGGAACAACACTTTAACTAAGCTGCTGTagtcatgaggcatttataagttatattcttgaTGAATCAATGGGTAGAAATAATTAATTTATTGGCCCAAAAATGGGCCAAGGTTTGCTAtatctgtcagcgtagtgtgcagagcatggaggcgttaccaggagacaggccagtacatcaggagacgtggaggaggccgtaggagggcaacaacccagcagcaggaccgctacctccgcctttgtgcaaggaggagcactgccagaaccctgcaaaatgacctccagcaggccacaaatgtgcatgtgtctgctcaaacggtcagaaaccgactccatgagggtggtagtatgagggcccgacgtccacaggtgggggttgtgcttacaacccaacaccgtgcaggacgtttggcatttgccagagaacaccaagattggcaaattcgccactggcgccatgtgctcttcacagatgaaagcaggttcacactgagcacatgtgacagacgtgacagtctggagacgctgtggagaacgttttgctgcctgcaacatcctccagcatgaccggtttggcggtggtcagtcatggtgtggggtggcatttctttggggagccgcacagccctccatgtgctcgccagaggtagcttgactgccattaggtaccgagatgagatcctcagaccccttgtgagaccatatgctggtgcggttggccctgggttcctcctaatgcaagacaatgctagacctcatgtggctggaatgTGACAGCAGTTCCTGCAAAAGGAAGGctttgatgctatggactggcccgcccgttccccagacctgaatccaattgagcacatctgggacatcatgtctcgctccatccaccaatgccacgttgcaccacaggctgtccaggagttggcggatgctttagtccaggtctgggaggagattcctcaggagaccatcagccacctcatcaggagcatgcccaggcgttgtaggtaGGTCAtataggcacgtggaggccacacacactgctgagcctcattttgacttgttttaaggacattacatcaaagttggatcagcctgtagtgtggttttcaactttatttttgagtgtgactccaaatccagacctccatgggttgatacatttgatttccattgataaatattgtgtgattttgttgtcagcacattcaactatgtaaaaaaagtatttaataagaatatttcattcattcagatctaggatgtgtcattttagtgttccctttattttgttgagcagtgtataaaataatttctctacgtaattaatatcacctgattgagctaatcatgtaaatgtaattaactagagattcgggcaccacaaaataatatttatagatctgttatcttccaaataaactcttaaaaacctagtaatattttacatcaatagcaagTCAATATCAATCGTCTTAATTctgtctcatctgaaagttgtaaattctttaatctgcacgaaccctggctaacaagttgaatcagcaatacaaaattgggtttaattatttatttactaaatacctaactaatcacacagaatcacacaattaatcataacttgattacaaattgcgtcataaaggaaaacgtccctagcgggcggaacagatatgacagcttgttacacaaaggaaaaggggctgggttgagcgaaagagcgggaagacaggAACAAAGGCGAAGCTGTGCtttcgtaaatacagaatcttatgcattctaaatgacctcccatttggaaaaggaaaatgcaataaatatttactctgagctgcgcttcagcaGGTTGGTTGTAGATGGAAGgctgtgttgcccaaccgagtcatttgaagaatgtctctgctggtaaattgaatacgttgtagtaacgttgttgtgtggtagacgggatactctgtctgttccttcctaacatgcatttgcagctgctgttgctaactcaacggctaggaggtatcacttctgtagtgaataagagatcaaagttcataccattcgcaaccaaagctcacgctgatgttggcttcgttctgtagttattatctggaccattctgacataggactgtcgtcctcacatcctcggaacagatAGTTCtgttgtcgtcaagggcttatataggaagggagaaaaggggtgtgtttcatagtttacaacctctGTCTCTTCACGTGGGCGGGCCACTGGGTGAGCAGAACCCtgtcttatgaaaacccacatctcacattttagaagctaaaatcacatttaatcccatcacaaataatttcatattcaaacatttaaattgaacaattccatgtgaatccggtAACTCAGATTTTTAGacttccactgtagagtttatgtaaTCTTATCAtagatgagaatgtctcagatgacatccgaactgacatcatatccattaagtaccaccgcatatgttcaattgttcgatTCCAAACAGTGGTTCTGTAGACTAATTGTAATTGTGTCACGTTCGTTGTACAAATAAGTGGACCAAGGCgaagcgtgagtagagttccacattttATTAATTGTGAAACTTCCAAAGACACAACAAAGATAGAACGAATGTGCAATACGTAGCGCACATAGGCACTAaaaaaaacaatatcccacaacgcAGGTGGGAAAAGGGACACACtatgtatgatccccaattagaggcaacggaTATTCAGCATCCTCCATTTGGGAACCATTCTCACGCACAAACATAGATCTATAATAACTAGAACCCCcctagtcacgctctgacctattACACTATAGAGAACCCCAAGggctctatggtcagggcgtgacagtacccccctccccccaaaataAAAAGTGCGGACTCCGACCGCAAAACCTAAAACTAGATGGGAAGGGTTAGGTTGGGCAAATAACGTCGGTGGTGGCTCCGGTGCGGGATGTAGCACCCGCTCAGACCGTGGATCGGGCCCTGAAGCCGGGCTGAGCACTGTGCCTgaactgggcaccggcgcagaggaaggctccggccatggagcagTCCTGGACACCGTGCCTgaactgggcaccggcgcaggaAGCTCCGGGCCATGGACCGTCACTAGAAGCTCCgggctctggactgtgaaccatCGCTGGAAGTTCTGGACTGTGAACCGCCGCTGGAGGTTCCGGGCTGTAGACCGTCACTGGATACTCAGCGCTGGTGACACactcttcagggcgagtgcggggagccggCACAGGACGGACTGGGCTGGGAAGGCACAATGGAGGCCCGGTGCGTGGAGCCAGCCTAGGTTTCACCGGACTGATGACACgctcttcagggcgagtgcggggagccggcacaggacgtaccgggctgaggaggcgcactggaggcctggtgcgtgtagccggcacaggtttcaccggactgatgacacgctcttcagggcgagtgcggggagccggcacaggacgtaccgggctgggaaggcgcactggaggcctggtgcgtttAGCCGGCACAGGTTTCACCGGACTGATGACACACTCTTCAGGTTGAATGCGCTGCAGAATACACCTAACCAACATCTCTCTCCGATATCCCTCCTCACACTGATCCATTGACTCCCAGACGGTCTCTGGCTCTCTCCTTGGCTCCGCCGACCGCCCCTTGTGCACACCCCCCAAAACTCATCTTAAGGTTGCCCTTGGGCTGTTTGTGGCCGCGGACCCCGGCGTCGTTGCTGTCCTACGCTGTCCATCCACACAGTATTTCCTCCGACAGCCAACTCTCCTTAAcctcctgggcacgctgcttggtcctgctTTGGTGCGATATTCTGTCACGTTTGTCGTAGAAATAAGCGGACCAAGGGGCAGcatgagtagagttccacatttgATTAATTCTGAAACTTCTAAAGAAACAACAACGATAAAAATAATGTGCAATAAGTAGCTCACAAAGGCATAAACAAAAACCCATAATGCAGGTGGGAAAAGGGACAcattaagtatgatccccaataaGAGGCAACAGATGTCAGCTGCCTCCATTTgggaaccatacacacacaccaacatagacCTACAATAACTAGAAACCACCcctagtcacgctctgacctattACACCATAAAGATCCCAGagggctctctaaggtcagggtgtgacaaacatAGTGATCTTTTCAGAAGTCTACAGTCAGTGAGGCAAAATGAGGTGATGA from Oncorhynchus keta strain PuntledgeMale-10-30-2019 chromosome 10, Oket_V2, whole genome shotgun sequence includes the following:
- the LOC118389559 gene encoding uncharacterized protein LOC118389559, whose protein sequence is MVLFIPDMAGHLFLVILLFDTFQYIEAQGHHLPPPSLTVRPAVIKERDSVQLSCETPPSLLVSHCYFYIKGRKNLPDKSCTQTLTGTELLKRADQTFPDVVKVACYYAVGRSHISPLSDPVSVTVQETETAVQFWQGAVGVASGVALFLMGLTAVCLCRGTRKTNSRRPTSRQDDHRQCDLVMGAVSSAGMLDSRDAGIYSPITTVPSTFLSSGPVEENGKSPENDNSDTYHVYSSIPDRPVTSAQPDGLYSLLQTH